In Eubacteriales bacterium mix99, the DNA window ACCAGAGCCGCATGAACGGATACGCGACTGCACGCCAGAACGGCTGGATGAGCGCGAACGACATCCGCGAGCTCGAGAACCTCGACCGCATCCCCGCCGAGGAAGGCGGGGACCTGTACCTCGTCAACGGCAACATGACCAAGCTCGAGGACGCCGGGATCTTCGCCGCCACGGCACCGCAGGAAACCGAGGAACCCGACGGAACACAGGAAGAACAGACAGAAGAACCACAGGAACAATCGGAGTCCGATAACCGGCTCCGGGAAAGGAGGAAACCCCTATGACAAGAAAATTCTGGCGATGGGCGCGAAACGAGACCCCGGACGGCTTCGGATCCGACCGCACGCTCTACCTCGACGGGGAGATCTCCGATGAGACCTGGTACGGCGACGAGATCACCCCACGGGCCTTCAAGGACGAGCTCAACTCCGGCAAGGGCGGCATCACCCTCTGGATCAACTCGCCCGGCGGGGACGTCTTCGCAGCCGCGCAGATCTACAACATGCTCATGGACTACCCGTACGACGTGACCGTCAAGATCGACGCGCTCGCGGCATCCGCGGCATCCGTCATCGCGATGGCCGGTACAAGGGTCTGCATGAGCCCCGTCGCGATGCTCATGGTGCACAACCCCGCGACCATCGCGATCGGCGACAGCGAGGAGATGCAGAAAGCCATCGACATGCTTTCCGAGGTCAAGGAAAGCATCATGAACGCCTACGAGCTCAAGTCCGGGCTGTCCCGGAACAAGATCTCGAAGCTCATGGACGCCGAGACCTGGATGAACGCCAGGGAAGCGAAGAAGCTCGGATTCGCGGACGAGATCCTCTTCTCGGACGGCACCGAGCCAGCCGAGGAGGACGGCACGGAGATCGGGATGCTCTTCTCACGGAAGGCCGTCACCGACTCGCTTCTCTCCAGGCTCATCCCGAAACGCGCACCCGCGCAGAAAGATACGAAACCGGCCGTCAAGGCCGCCGACCTCAGGAAGCGCCTGTCGCTTCTCAGCCACTGAAACGAAATGGAGGAATACGAAATGACCAAGATCATGGACCTTATGGAAAAAAGAGCCAAGGCGTGGGACGCCGCGAAGAACTTCCTCGACACCCACTCCACGGACGGCGGCAACGTGTCCGCGGAGGACGCCGCCACCTATGACAGGATGGAGAAGGAGGTCACCGACCTCACGCACGACATCGAGCGCCTGCAGCGTCAGGAGCAGATCGACAAGATGCTCTCCCAGCCGACCTCTGCGCCGCTCACCGGGAAACCGGGCGCAAAGGACGAGCCGGACGACAAGCCGGGCATCGCGTCCAAGGCGTACAAGACCGCGTTCTGGGACAGCATCCGCAAGCGCAACTGGTACGACGTCAAGAACGTCCTCGAGGCCGGGACCGACGCGAACGGCGGATACCTCGTCCCGGACGAGTACGAGAGGCAGCTTGTGCAGGCGCTGACCGACGAGAACTTCTTCCGCTCCCTCGCCCATGTCATCCAGACCGACAGTGGGACGCACACCATCCCAATCGTCGCATCCCACGGGACGGCGAGCTGGATGGAGGAGAACGGCCTGTACCCGGAATCCGACGAGACCTTCGACCAGATCACGCTCTCCGCGTACAAGCTCGGCACCGCCATCAAGGTGTCCGAGGAGCTGATGAACGACTCCGTCTTCGACCTCGAGAGCTACATCTCCACCGAGTTCGCACGGCGCATCGGTGCCGCCGAGGAGGAGGCGTTCCTCGTCGGCGACGGCCAGAAGAAGCCTG includes these proteins:
- a CDS encoding Clp protease ClpP, translated to MTRKFWRWARNETPDGFGSDRTLYLDGEISDETWYGDEITPRAFKDELNSGKGGITLWINSPGGDVFAAAQIYNMLMDYPYDVTVKIDALAASAASVIAMAGTRVCMSPVAMLMVHNPATIAIGDSEEMQKAIDMLSEVKESIMNAYELKSGLSRNKISKLMDAETWMNAREAKKLGFADEILFSDGTEPAEEDGTEIGMLFSRKAVTDSLLSRLIPKRAPAQKDTKPAVKAADLRKRLSLLSH
- a CDS encoding phage major capsid protein — its product is MTKIMDLMEKRAKAWDAAKNFLDTHSTDGGNVSAEDAATYDRMEKEVTDLTHDIERLQRQEQIDKMLSQPTSAPLTGKPGAKDEPDDKPGIASKAYKTAFWDSIRKRNWYDVKNVLEAGTDANGGYLVPDEYERQLVQALTDENFFRSLAHVIQTDSGTHTIPIVASHGTASWMEENGLYPESDETFDQITLSAYKLGTAIKVSEELMNDSVFDLESYISTEFARRIGAAEEEAFLVGDGQKKPEGVFTKVKATDGATTEIANTNLTFDQIMDVFHSLRSVYRNRAVWILNDSTVKALRKIKDGNGNYIWQPSVVAGQPDTILNRPYRTSIYAPELAAGNVPILFGDFSYYWIADRQGRSFKRLSELYAANGQIGFLASERVDGKLILPEAVRGLSVKASA